AGGCCACCGAGGATGCGGCGAAGATGGCCGACGACCTGTTCGCCAAATACCCGCAGTGGGCGGCGTCCAAGAACAAGAAGTACATCACGCTGTCCGACAGCCCCTACCTCGGACCGCTCAATGCCGTCGCCATCGAGAAGATCGCCGATGCGCTCCATCCCGGTCACTGACCGGCGCACCGGACCGCATCCGGTGTCCGGCAAGGCTTTCGGGCCGCTGCTGATCGCGCTGTGCGCGGGGCTGCTGGTCGCCGCCGTGGCGGCCATCGGCCTGGGCACGGTCAGCGTCGCGCCCGGCGATGTCCTGCGCGTGCTGGCCGCGCACCTCGGCGGCGGGGCGCCCACCGATTCGCTCACCGATCAGATCGTGTGGAGCTTCCGGGCTCCGCGCGTCCTGCTGGCCGTCGTCGCCGGCGCGGGCCTCAGCCTGGCGGGGCTGTGCCTGCAGAATCTGGTGCGCAATCCGCTGGCGGACCCGTACATGTTCGGCGTCACCTCGGGTGCGTCGCTGGGCGCGGTGCTGGCCATGACCACCGCGGCGCTCGCGGCCACCGGATTCGGCGTCACCGGAAGCGCTTTCGCGGGCGCGCTGGTCAGCCTGGCACTGGTGTTCACGCTGGCGCAGCGCGGCGGGCGACTGCTCGGCTCGGACCTGCTGCTGGCCGCCATCGCCGTCTCCTACCTGGGCACGGCGGCCACCAGCTATCTGCAACTGCGCGCCAAGCCCGCCGAACTGCGCGGGGTGATGTTCTGGCTGCTGGGCTCGCTCACGGGGGCGAGTTGGTCGAGCCTGCTCGCCCCGACCCTCGCGGTGGCGGCCGCGCTGCTGGTGCTGCCCGCGCTGGCCCGCGGCATGAACGCCCTCGCGCTCGGCGACGACACCGCGGCCGGTTTGGGCGTCAACCCGAACCGGCTGCGCATCGGGCTGCTGGTGATTTCCGCGCTGCTCACCGCGTCCGTGGTGGCCGCAGCGGGCGGTATCGGATTCGTCGGCCTGATCGTCCCGAACGCGGCGCGGCTGCTGGTCGGCCCGGATCACCGCCGGGCCCTGCCGGTGTCGCTGCTGCTCGGCGCGATCTTCCTGGTGCTGGTGGATCTGGCCACCCGCACCGTGGACCGGCCCAACGAGATCCCCATCGGCATCCTCACCGCCGCCCTCGGCGCACCCGCGTTCCTGGTGCTGCTGCGACGCGGAAGGCGAAGCGTCCCATGAGAATCTGCGTGACCGGGCTCGGGGTCACCCTCGATGCCGCGTCCATTCTGAGCGGCGTGGATCTCGAGATCACGCCCGGTTCCTTCACCGGTCTCGCCGGGCCCAACGGCTCCGGCAAATCCACTCTCCTGCGCTGCCTCTACCGCGCGCTGCGGCCCAGTGCGGGCGTGGTGCGCATCGGCGACGAGGACGTGTGGCGCACCAGCGCGCGGCGGGCCGGGCAGCGCACGGCCGTGGTGGCCCAGGATCACGGCCTCGAGCACGGGTTCTCGGTGCTGGACATGGTTGCCATGGGCCGCATTCCGCATCAGGGCGCGTTCGACCGCGACACCGCCGCCGATCGGGACCTGGTGCACGCGGCCCTGGAGCGGGTCGGGCTGGGCTGGGCCGCCGGACGCGTGTTCGCGTCCCTGTCCGGCGGCGAACGCCAGCGCGCGCTGCTGGCCCGCGCCCTCACCCAGCAGACCCCGGTGCTGCTGCTCGACGAGCTCACCAACCACCTCGATCTCGGAGCCCAGCTCGAATTGCTGGAACTGGTCCGGGAACTCGGCCTCACCACCGTCGCCGCCCTGCACGATCTCGATCACGCGCTCGCCTACTGCGACCACCTGATCCTGCTGTCGCACGGCACGGTGGTCGCCGCCGGCCCGCCCGAGCAGACCCTCACACCCGACCGGGTGGCGGTGCTGTTCGGCGTCCGCAGCGCCATCGTCGCCCATCCCCTCACCGGCCGGCCGCATCTGGTCACCGCCCCCACCGAACCCGCACCGGCAGAAAGGGATTCACTCGAATGACCGAACCCGCGAGCAGCGAAGCCGCCCCCGGCACGACGACCACACCGTCCACGGCCGTGGCGGGGGCGGGACTCGCGGCGGTGGCGCTGGTCGTCGGCGTGAGCGTGGCCTTCGGGGACCGCGCTTATCTCGACCAGGGTCTCCCCTACCCGGGCGGGACGGCTGCCGCGACCTACGCCGTACTGCGGCTGATCGCCTGTCTCGCGGGCGGATTCACGCTGGGGTCGCTCGTCTACGGCCTGTTCTGTGCGGCGCCCACCGCACGCGGGCGGATGGGGGTGGACGGGTACGCGGCCGGGCGGGTCGCGGAACGGGCCGCGGCCGTCTGGGCATTGAGCGCGATCGCGTTGGTGCCGGTGACCGCCGCGGACGCCGCGGGCATGTCGCTGCGCACCGCCCTGCGCTTGCGGGCGCTGGGACCGTTGATCCAGGCAGCGGAGAAGCCCAAGGCGTGGCTGGTGGTCGCGGTGCTGACCATCGTCGTCGCGGTGCTGCTGCGGGTGACGCTGTCGTGGAACAGTGTGTTCGGGCTGGCCGGAATCAGTGCGGTGGCGGTGATTTCGCCCGCCGTGGTCGGCAATGCCGGGGAGGGGCCGAATCATGACTACGCGACGGGCGCGGTCATTCCGTTCACCGTCGGGCTGTCCCTGCTGGCCGGGATGAGCTGGTGTGTGCTCGCGCAGCGGCGGCGCGTCGGCGGGCCGGACAGCGCGGCACGGTTCGGTGTCGCGCTGCACCGCTACCGGATCGTCCTGACCGTGGCGGTGGCGACGATGACGCCGACGGCGGCGGCGGTGATGCTGATCCTGGACCCGCCAAGCGTTTTCGGCGGGATCTATTCCTGGCTGGCAGTGGTCGGGGCACTCCTGCTGGCTGTCCATTTGGTGTTGGTGTGGTGGCTGGGCCGCGCCAAGCTCGAATCACCGCTGCTGCCAAGGGTCTTGGCGCTGGCCACCGCGTCCGAGGTGTGGTGGCTGGGGATCTCGGTGGCCATGGCCGTCCTGCCCGCTCCCGCCTTCGCCAACCGGTCGTTCACCGCCTTACAGGTCTTCCTCGGCTTCGATCTGCCTCACCCGCCGAATGCGTTGCGGCTGTTCACCGTCTGGCGTTTCGACATCGTCCTGGGCACGGCCGCGATCGGGCTGGCCGCCGCCTACCTCGCGGGCGCACACCGACTGCGTCGCCGCGGCGACGACTGGCCGCGCTGGCGCACCCTCTCGTGGACGGTGGGCTGCCTCGCCCTGCTGCTGGTGACCTCGTCGGGTATCGGCGCGTACGGCTACGGCATGTTCAGCGTGCACATGATGACCCACATGGCGCTCAATATGTTCATCCCCGTGCTGCTGGTACTGGGCGCGCCGGTGACCCTGCTGCTGCGTGCGGTCGCGCCCGCCGGGCGGGGTGCGCAGCCGGGACCGCGCGAATGGGTGCTGTCGCTGATGCATTCGCGGTTCACGCGGCTGTTGAGCAATCCGATCGTGTCCTTGATCATCTTCGTGGCCTCGCTCTACGGCCTGTACTTCACGCCGCTGTTCGATCAGCTCATTCGCTTCCACTGGGGGCATCTGCTGATGAACATCCATTTCCTGATCACCGGCTACCTCTACTACTGGGCCATCATCGGCATCGATCCCGGCCCGCGGCGGCTGCCGCATCTGGGCCGGCTGGGCATGCTGTTCGCGATCATGCCGTTCCACGCCTTCTTCGGTGTCGCCGTCATGTCCTCCGGCACTCTGATCGGCGCGGACTTCTATCCGCAGCTCCAATTGGGTTGGCTGCACGACCTGCTGGCCGATCAACGCCTGGGCGGCACGCTGGCCTGGATCTCCGGTGAGGTGCCGGTGCTGCTGGTGGTGGGCGCGCTGCTGTCGCAGTGGTCCACGCAGGAGCGCAAGGAGGCGGCCCGCATCGACCGGCACCAGGAGCAGTATCCGGACGACGACGAGCTCGCCGCCTACAACGCCATGCTCGAACAGCTCAGCGCGCGCCGCCGCTAGCCTGTCCCCGGAAGTTCTTCAACCGCAGGCTGTTCCACACCACGAACAATGACGAGAACGCCATGGCGCCGCCCGCCAGCAGCGGATTCAACAGTCCGGCCATCGCCACCGGGATGGCGGCCACGTTGTAACCGAAGGCCCACAGCATGTTTCCGCGAATGGTGCGCAGGGTGGCGTGCGCGAGCTCGATGGCGTCGGGCACCACGGCCAGGTCCTCGCGCACCAGGATCATGTCGGCCGCGCCGATCGCGACATCGGTGCCGCGGCCGACGGCCAGGCCCAGATCGGCGGTGGCCAGGGCCGGACCGTCGTTGATGCCGTCGCCGACCATCGCCACCCGGTGCCCCTGCGCGCGCAGGCTGCGCACCACCTCGACCTTGCCCTCGGGCAGCACCTCCGCGATCACCTCGGCGATCCCGACCTCATCGGCGATCGCTTGCGCGGCAAAGGCGTTGTCGCCGGTCACCAGGAGGGTGCGCAGACCCAGCCGGTGCAGCCGCGCGATCGCGTCCGCCGCGCTGGGCCGCGCCGCGTCCGCCACCGCCAGCACCGCGACCACACCGCCGTCCACCGCGAAATACACCGCGGTGCGCCCGAAACGCTGCTCGCGCTCCAACTGTCGCGCCAGGCCGGACGGGATCGCAATGCCCGCGTCGGTGAACAACGCCGCCCGGCCGATGAGCGTCGCGCGACCGGCGACCCGGCCACGCGCACCCAGGCCCGGCAGCGCCACGAAATCCGTGACCTCGGGCAGCTTCTCGTTCTCGGCGCGCCCGTGCGCGGTGATCGCGGCGGCAACGGCATGTTCGGACGCCGCCTCCAAACCGGCTGCGAGACCGATGATCTCGGCGCGATCGGCCCCGTCGACGGTGTGCACCGCCACCACGGTCATCGCGCCCTCGGTGAGCGTGCCGGTCTTGTCGAACACCACCGTGTCCACCGTGCGGCTGGCCTCGAGCGCGTCGTGGCCCTTGATGAACACCCCCAGCTGCGCGCCCCGGCCCGAGGCCACCATGAGCGCGGTCGGCGTCGCGAGGCCCAGCGCGCACGGGCAGGCGATGACCAGCACCGCCAGGCCCGCCCCGATGGCGGCGTCCAGACCCGCGCCGCCGACCAGCCAGCCGGTGAAAGTCGCTGCCGCCAAGGCCAACACGACCGGGACGAATACCCCCGAGATGCGGTCGGCCAGCCGCTGCAGCGCGGCCTTGCCGGCCTGCGCCTCCGCCACCAGCCGGATCATGCCCGCCAGCCGCGTCGCCGACCCGACCGCGGCGGCCTCGACCACCAGCCGTCCGGTCAGCGACACCGTGCCGCCCGTGACCGCCGATCCCGGACCGGCCTCCACCGGCGTCGACTCGCCGGTCATGGCCGAGGCGTCGACGCTGGAATGTCCCGCCACCACCAGGCCGTCGGTGGCGATGGTCTCGCCCGGACGGGCCAGAAACCGTGCGCCCTCGGTCAATTCCTCGATGGGGACGGTGATCTCGCCGCCGTCGCGGGTGAGCACCGTGACATCCTTGGCGCCCAGCGCGGCCAGGGCACGCAGCGCGCCACCCGCGCGCCGCTTGGCCTTGGCCTCGAAATACCTTCCCGCCAGCACGAATACCGTGACGCCACCGGCGACTTCGAGATAGATCGAATCGGCGTGCAGGATGGCGTTCCACACCCCGTGCGCGGGTTCTGGTTCTCGGTCGCGGAAGAACAGGGTGACGATCGACCACAGGGTCGCCGAGGTGATGCCCAGCGACACCAGGGTGTCCATGCTGGTCGCGCCGGTCCGCAGGCCCGCCAGCGCGCGCCGGTGCAGCGGCGCGGCCGACCAGCCGACGATCGGCAGCGCCAATCCCAGCAGAATCCATTGCCAGCCGGTGATTCTCGTGCTCGGCTCCACCGCGAAAATGATCGACAGATCGGCCAGCGGGAAGAACAGCAGCAGCGCCACCAGCAGCCGGCGGAACAGGTCACCGGCGGCCCGGTCCTCGGGCTCGGTGTCGAGCAGCGGTGTGGCGCCGGTGATCTCGGTGGCCCCGAAGCCGGCGGCGATCACGGTGTCGCACAGGCGTTGTGCGTCCACCTCGGGTGGCGCGTCCACGGTCGCCACCCCGGTCGCCACGTTCACCGCGGCGGTCACCCCGTCGAGGCGGTTGAGGGCGCGCTCCACACGCGCCGAGCAGCTGGCGCAGCTCATACCGGTCACCGCCAGCCGCACCCGCTGGGACGCGGGCGGCAGCAGGGTCGAATTCGGCACTGTCATGGTCTCTTTCGTCGATTCGATCAGGCGGCCGGATCGTGGCGGGACAGATGGCCCAGGCGGCGGCCGCCGCGCGCGCCCTCGGGCACCGGGACCGGCTCGTGTCCGCGACCACGCTCCTCCGGGCCGCCGCGCAGCCGCCGCTGCATCAGCAGCGCCACCACCAGGCCCGCCACCACGACCAGATGCGAGGACACCCGCGCCACGGTCGTCTCGTGCCGGGCCAGGTCGAGAATCACGAACAGCGTGACGACACCGGCGAATCCGCTCAGCACCGGGATGAGCCCGGCGGCCGCGCGGGTGCGCAGCGCGCCGTAGACCATGCCGATGCCCAGCGCCAGATTCCACGCGGTGCTCTCGTTGAACAGGTGCCCGGCCCCGGAATGCGCGAGATGGTCGGTGTGCACGCCGACACCGAAACCCGCGAGCTGGGCGATGCCCAGCGCGCACTGCACCGCGCCGATCCCACCCAGCAGCAGCCGCAGGGTCTCGAGCCGTTCGTCGCGGAAGCCGGGAATCGCGCCCTCGGCCACCGCGCGCGCCACGATCGACTCGGTGAGATCGGGTGTGGGCGTGATCGGGCGCAGGCGCAGCCCGCGGGTGGCGGCCACCGCCGCGTCGTACCACTCGGCGCACGCCGCGCATCCCTCGAGATGCGCGTCGACCTGCTCCGATGGCACCGGTTCGGCCTCGCCGTCGATGCGCGCGGACAGCGCTTCCTGACACACTTCGCACTTCACGTCGAAAGGAGTCGGATATGCGCGGCGAAAGTTCCCGGGGGCCGGTGTGACATTGTCGGCGGCCCACGGACTTGCCGGTCGAGTGGCGGATCCGGCTAGGGTGAGCCGGTGCACTCGGCGTCGAACGATGCCCGGATCGATGTGCTCGCGATGGCCGCCGCGCAAGGTGATCGGCGCGCGACCGAGCAATTCATCCGCGCAACCCAAACAGATGTATGGCGCTTCATCGCGCACCGAACCGACGCGGGCCGCGCCGACGACCTGACCCAGGAGACCTACCTGCGGGCCCTCGGCAGCCTGCGCCGGTTCGAGGGCCGCTCGACCGCGCGCGCCTGGCTGCTGTCCATCGCCCGGCGCGTATGCGTCGACGAGATCCGCAGCGCCATGGCACGACCGCGAGTGTCGTGGAGCGCGGACTGGGAGGAAGCCGCCGACCGCGGCCGCGCCGGCGCCGACGCCGCCGTCCTCGAATTCGCCGAGGTGAAGATCATGCTCGCGGCGCTGACCGACGAGCGCCGCGAGGCGCTCATCCTCACCCAGGTCCTGGGTTTGTCGTATCAGGAAGCCGCGGACGTGTGCGGCTGCCCGACCGGCACCATCCGCTCCCGAGTCGCGCGCGCCCGCGAGGATCTCATCGCCGCCGCCCGCGGCGGCGACGCCGCCGACGCTCGCGGCTGACGGTCACAGCGCGAGGCGCATGACGGTCAGCGGGAGGCCGGCCATGGTGCGCCAATCCCGTTCGGGGACATGGGCGAAGCCGAAGCGGTCGTACATGCGGCGGGCGTCCTGCATGGTCGGCATCGTCGTCAGCACCACCGCCTCGAACCCCTCGGCGCGGGCGGTGTCGATCACCCGGCGCAGCAGCGCGGTCCCCACGCCCAGTCCGCGCGCTCGCTTGGACACCGCGAGCATCCGGAACTCCAATTCCCCGGGCCGCGCGATATCCGCGTACGGCGTGCCGGGCCGCGCCATCGTCAGCGACCCGAGGACTTCGCCACCGCGCACCGCCACCAGGATCTCCGCCGACTCCGCCCGGGTGGCGGTGTCGGCCAACTCCGCGACGTAGGGGCTCTGCGGATTCACATGCCCCTCACCGACATACACCTCGACGGTCAGCTCGCCGACGGCCGCGAAATCCTCCCCGCGGGCATCCCGAATCTCCACACGCCCATCACTCTCACCCGTCACCACGAACGCCATCCTTCACGACACCGCGTCCGGGCCGCCCTCGAGGAGCTTGACGAAGCCCTCCTCGTCGAGGATCGGGACACCGAGTTCCTCCGCCTTGGCGGCCTTGGTGCCGGGCGAGTCGCCGATCACCACGAAAGCTGTTTTCTTCGAGACGGATCCGGCCGCCTTGCCGCCGCGCACGAGGATCGCCTCCTTCGCGCCGTCGCGGGTGAAATTCTCCAGCGACCCCGTGACCACGATGGACAGGCCCTCGAGGTTGCGTTCGATGGACTCGTCGCGCTCGTCCTCCATCCGGACCCCGGCCGCCGCCCACTTGTCGACGATATCGAGATGCCATGGGACGGTGAACCATTCGGTGACGGCGGCCGCGATGGTCGGGCCGACGCCGTCGGTGGCGGCGAGCTCCTCGGGCGAGGCTTCGCGAATGCGGTCCATGCTGCCGAACGCGGTCGCGAGCGCGCGGGCCGCGGTGGGACCGGCATGGCGGATCGAGAGCGCGACCAGCACGCGCCACAGCGGGCGGTCCTTGGCGGATTCCAGATTCTCCAGCAGCCGTTTGCCGTTCGCGGACAGGGTGCCGCTCTTGTTGGTGAAAAGCGTTGTCGTGAGCAGCTTTTGCTCGTCGAGCGCGAACAGGTCGCCCTCGTCGCCGATCGCGCCCGACTTCAACAGGTCGATGGCGGCCTCGTAGCCCAGCGCCTCGATATCGAACGCACCACGCCCGGCCACGTGAAAGACGCGTTCCCGCAACTGCGCCGGGCAGTACTGCTGGTTGGGGCAGCGGATATCGGCGTCGCCCTCCTTGGCCGGGGCCAGTTCGGTGCCGCATTCGGGGCAGTGCGTCGGCATCACGAATTCGCGTTCGCTGCCGTCGCGGGCGTCCACCACCGGGCCCAGCACCTCCGGGATCACATCCCCGGCCTTGCGAATGGTGACGGTGTCGCCGATGAGCACGCCCTTGCGCTGCACCTCCGACGCATTGTGCAGCGTCGCCATGGCCACCGTGGAGCCGGCGACCGTGACCGGCTGCATCACCGCGAACGGCGTAACCCGGCCCGTGCGACCGACATTCACCTGAATGTCGAGCAGCTTGGTGGTGGCCTCCTCCGGCGGATACTTGTAGGCGATGGCCCAGCGCGGCGCGCGCGAGGTGGAGCCCAGCCGGCGTTGCAGGCTGAACTCGTCGACCTTCACGACCTGGCCGTCGATCTCGTGCTCGATATCGTGGCGGTGCTCGCCCCAGTAATTGACGCGCTCCACCACCGCGTCCGCGCCCTGCACCCGCACCGTGTGCGCCGACACCGGCAGCCCCCACGCCGCCAGCGCCCGATACGCCTCGTACTGCGACTCCGGCGCGAAGCCTTCCAGCCGCCCGAAGCCGTGGCAGATCATGCGCAGCCGCCGCCGCGCCGTCACCGCCGGATCCTTCTGCCGCAGCGAACCGGCGGCGGTATTGCGCGGATTCGCGTACGGCGGTTTGCCTTCCGCGACGATGCCGGCATTGAGCGCCTCGAAATCGGCCAGCGTCATGTACGCCTCGCCGCGCACCTCCAGCAACTTCGGCACCGGGAAATCGTCGGAGTGCGCGAGCTCGTGCGGAATGTCCTCGATGGTGCGGGCATTGAGGGTGACGTCCTCCCCGGTGCGGCCGTCGCCGCGGGTGGCGCCGCGCACCAGCTTGCCGTCCTCGTAGACGAGGTTGAGCGCGACACCGTCGATCTTCACCTCGCAGACATAGTGGATGTCGGCGTCGGCATCGGCCTCCACCTTGGCGATCCACTGCCGCATCTCGTCCTCGTTGAACACATTGTCCAGCGAGTACATCCGCTCGAGATGATCGACCGGCGCGAACTCGGTGGTGAATCCGCCGCCGACGACCTGGGTCGGCGAATCCGGCGTGCGCAGATCCGGGTGCGCCTCCTCGAGAGCCACCAGCCGATTGAACAGCGCGTCGAACTCGCCGTCGGTGATGATCGGCGCGTCCCGCACGTAGTAGCGGAACTGGTGCTCGCGAACCTCCTCCGCCAGCCGCTGCCACTCGACCCGCTCGTCCCCGCTCGCCGCGGTGATCTCCATGCCAGATTCGCTCACACCAGGCACTCTATCCCCCCGCACCGACACCAACCCGCACCATTCCCGCACGTCGCGCCCCTTTCCGCGGCACCGAAACGCGCGTCGGCCGCGGTTCGCCGAGGTCGGTGAAACGGTCGAGGAGGATGTCGTCGATCCGAGTCGCCGTGGGTACGCGCCCTACCTCGGCATCCCCCGTGCCGCTCAATCGAATTGCCCGAATAGGGTGGGTCGCATTCATGGCCCGCTACCGGCAGGATGTCCAAGGTGTTGCGTAGTTTTCAGGTGACGAACCATCGGTCGCTCGCCGAGCCGCAGGAGCTGCGGCTCACCCGGGGTAGCGGGCCGGTCGCCACCCCCGTCACGGCCGTGTACGGCGCGGCCGCCACCGGCAAGACCGGGCTGGTCGACGCGCTCGAGAAGATGCGTGACGCGGTGTTGAATTCGGTCACGGGCTGGGATCCGTATTCGGGGCCGGTGCGCACCCCGCACCTCGGATTCTCCGACCGCCCTTCGGAATTCGTCGCCAATTTCGTCGCCGAGGGCTGCCCGTACACCTACGGCTTCCGCCTCGACAATGCCGACGTCGCCGCCGAATGGCTGCACTCGCATCCGCACAATCGCAAGCGGGTGGTGTTCGAGCGCGCCGGCGACGACATCCGCATCGGGCCCATGTTCGAGGCCGCCCGCTACGGGCTGGGCGCGGTGGTGCCGCTGGTGCGCCCGAACGCGTTGCTGCTGAGCCTGTCCGGGCAGCTGTACGCCGAACCGCTGGTGCCGGCGTATCGCTGGTTCCAGTCGCTGCTGGAAGTGCAATGCGGGCAACCGGATTCGACCGAGATCGCGCACCGGGTGGGGTCGCACATCTCCCGCTCCACCGAGCACGCGGTGCGGCTGCTGACCCTGCTGCGCGCCGCCGACCTGGGCATCACCGATCTGCTGCTGCCCTCCGACGACCCCATGTACGCCGACTATCTGCGCGACCTGGACAACGACATCGCCGCCACCACAAAGGAAATCGAGTCCTGCACGGTGTCGGCGAACTACGCCGAGGAGCTGTTCCTCGAGCACGGCATCACCGTCACCCTGCTCCAACGCGAGCTGGCCAACCTGTACGCGGCGCGCGACGCGCTGTACTCGCGCATGGTGGCTCGCCGCGGCGTCGGCCTGGGCCTGACCCACGAGGGCATCGAGACCGCCTTCGACATCGCCGACGAATCCAGCGCCACCCTCGCCATGCTGCGCCTGCTGCCGCCCATGCTGGACGCCCTCGACACCGGCGGTGTGCTGGCCGTCGACGATATCGACGCCAACCTCACCCCCGAGACCGCCGACAGCCTGATTCAGCTGTTCCAGAACCCGGAGACCAATACCCAGGGCGCGCAACTGGTGTTCACCACCGCCAACCGCACCCTCATCGACCGGGGCAACGGGCGCTCGCAGACCAAGCGCACCACGGTGTGGCAGCTACGCCGCCAGCAGGGCGTGTCCGAACTCACCGCCCAGTAGCCGGGCCCGGCCGGCCGCCTAGCATGGAGGCCATGCTCATCCAGCTGATGTTCGTCCTGATCGTCGCCGGCGCGCTGGCGGCCGCGGTCGCGTCCTGGCGTCGTAGCACCGACCGCGGCGGCCGCGGCGCGGCGGGCGGGTTCTTCGGCAACCGCGCTCCGGTCGAGGTGGAAGCGGGCACCCTCTACGTCACCGGCGTGAGCCCGCGACCGGAGGCGCCCGGCGAGCAGTACGTCACCCTCAGCGGCAGCATCTCCGGGCCGTCGGTGGTCGCCCACGAGGTCTACGGGCGCTTCGCGTGGGACACCTTCCAATGGCCCGCCATCGGTGACCGGATCCCGGTGCAGTATCCGTCCGGCAAGCCCGACAACTGGCAGCTCGATCATCCCGGCGCGCGACCGTACTTCGGGTCGAAGCGGCCGAAGGGGCAGGGGTAGGTGGCGGACGGACGCCGCAGCGATACGCGGGACCGGATTCGCGCTGTCGCCATGGAGTTGTTCTCCGAACGCGGGTACGACAAGACCTCGCTGCGGGAGATCGCCGAACGCCTCGGAGTGACGAAAGCCGCGCTGTACTACCACTTTCGGACCAAGGAAGACATCGTCGCCAGCCTGTCGGAGGATCTGCGCGGCGGCATCGACGATATAGTGCGCTGGGCCGAGGCCGCGCCGCCCGGACCCGAGCGCGCCCGCGAGATCGTGATCCGCTACGGGGATCTGCTGCACAGCCTGGGCAAGGACATGATCCGGTTCTGGGCCGAGAATCAGCCCGCCTTCCGCGATCTGGGATTCGGCACCAGCCTGCGCTATCAGTTCCGGGTGCTGGCCGATCTGATGACCGGGCCGGACCCGGCGCCGCTGGCCACCTTTCACGCACGGCAGGCGCTGCTGGCGATCAGCTGGAGCCTGTCGATGATGGGCGACCTGCGGCTCTCCGACGCGGACAGCAACGCGGCCGCGGTCGCCATCGCCATGGACATTCTCGCGCGCATGGAACCGATTGCGGCCCAAACTCACTCGAAGGTGAGCGACTCCGGCTCCTCGGCGTAGGC
This sequence is a window from Nocardia yunnanensis. Protein-coding genes within it:
- a CDS encoding FecCD family ABC transporter permease, encoding MRSIPVTDRRTGPHPVSGKAFGPLLIALCAGLLVAAVAAIGLGTVSVAPGDVLRVLAAHLGGGAPTDSLTDQIVWSFRAPRVLLAVVAGAGLSLAGLCLQNLVRNPLADPYMFGVTSGASLGAVLAMTTAALAATGFGVTGSAFAGALVSLALVFTLAQRGGRLLGSDLLLAAIAVSYLGTAATSYLQLRAKPAELRGVMFWLLGSLTGASWSSLLAPTLAVAAALLVLPALARGMNALALGDDTAAGLGVNPNRLRIGLLVISALLTASVVAAAGGIGFVGLIVPNAARLLVGPDHRRALPVSLLLGAIFLVLVDLATRTVDRPNEIPIGILTAALGAPAFLVLLRRGRRSVP
- a CDS encoding ABC transporter ATP-binding protein — protein: MTGLGVTLDAASILSGVDLEITPGSFTGLAGPNGSGKSTLLRCLYRALRPSAGVVRIGDEDVWRTSARRAGQRTAVVAQDHGLEHGFSVLDMVAMGRIPHQGAFDRDTAADRDLVHAALERVGLGWAAGRVFASLSGGERQRALLARALTQQTPVLLLDELTNHLDLGAQLELLELVRELGLTTVAALHDLDHALAYCDHLILLSHGTVVAAGPPEQTLTPDRVAVLFGVRSAIVAHPLTGRPHLVTAPTEPAPAERDSLE
- a CDS encoding sigma-70 family RNA polymerase sigma factor gives rise to the protein MAAAQGDRRATEQFIRATQTDVWRFIAHRTDAGRADDLTQETYLRALGSLRRFEGRSTARAWLLSIARRVCVDEIRSAMARPRVSWSADWEEAADRGRAGADAAVLEFAEVKIMLAALTDERREALILTQVLGLSYQEAADVCGCPTGTIRSRVARAREDLIAAARGGDAADARG
- a CDS encoding heavy metal translocating P-type ATPase, giving the protein MTVPNSTLLPPASQRVRLAVTGMSCASCSARVERALNRLDGVTAAVNVATGVATVDAPPEVDAQRLCDTVIAAGFGATEITGATPLLDTEPEDRAAGDLFRRLLVALLLFFPLADLSIIFAVEPSTRITGWQWILLGLALPIVGWSAAPLHRRALAGLRTGATSMDTLVSLGITSATLWSIVTLFFRDREPEPAHGVWNAILHADSIYLEVAGGVTVFVLAGRYFEAKAKRRAGGALRALAALGAKDVTVLTRDGGEITVPIEELTEGARFLARPGETIATDGLVVAGHSSVDASAMTGESTPVEAGPGSAVTGGTVSLTGRLVVEAAAVGSATRLAGMIRLVAEAQAGKAALQRLADRISGVFVPVVLALAAATFTGWLVGGAGLDAAIGAGLAVLVIACPCALGLATPTALMVASGRGAQLGVFIKGHDALEASRTVDTVVFDKTGTLTEGAMTVVAVHTVDGADRAEIIGLAAGLEAASEHAVAAAITAHGRAENEKLPEVTDFVALPGLGARGRVAGRATLIGRAALFTDAGIAIPSGLARQLEREQRFGRTAVYFAVDGGVVAVLAVADAARPSAADAIARLHRLGLRTLLVTGDNAFAAQAIADEVGIAEVIAEVLPEGKVEVVRSLRAQGHRVAMVGDGINDGPALATADLGLAVGRGTDVAIGAADMILVREDLAVVPDAIELAHATLRTIRGNMLWAFGYNVAAIPVAMAGLLNPLLAGGAMAFSSLFVVWNSLRLKNFRGQASGGAR
- a CDS encoding GNAT family N-acetyltransferase, which codes for MVTGESDGRVEIRDARGEDFAAVGELTVEVYVGEGHVNPQSPYVAELADTATRAESAEILVAVRGGEVLGSLTMARPGTPYADIARPGELEFRMLAVSKRARGLGVGTALLRRVIDTARAEGFEAVVLTTMPTMQDARRMYDRFGFAHVPERDWRTMAGLPLTVMRLAL
- a CDS encoding zf-HC2 domain-containing protein, with product MKCEVCQEALSARIDGEAEPVPSEQVDAHLEGCAACAEWYDAAVAATRGLRLRPITPTPDLTESIVARAVAEGAIPGFRDERLETLRLLLGGIGAVQCALGIAQLAGFGVGVHTDHLAHSGAGHLFNESTAWNLALGIGMVYGALRTRAAAGLIPVLSGFAGVVTLFVILDLARHETTVARVSSHLVVVAGLVVALLMQRRLRGGPEERGRGHEPVPVPEGARGGRRLGHLSRHDPAA
- a CDS encoding cytochrome c oxidase assembly protein translates to MTEPASSEAAPGTTTTPSTAVAGAGLAAVALVVGVSVAFGDRAYLDQGLPYPGGTAAATYAVLRLIACLAGGFTLGSLVYGLFCAAPTARGRMGVDGYAAGRVAERAAAVWALSAIALVPVTAADAAGMSLRTALRLRALGPLIQAAEKPKAWLVVAVLTIVVAVLLRVTLSWNSVFGLAGISAVAVISPAVVGNAGEGPNHDYATGAVIPFTVGLSLLAGMSWCVLAQRRRVGGPDSAARFGVALHRYRIVLTVAVATMTPTAAAVMLILDPPSVFGGIYSWLAVVGALLLAVHLVLVWWLGRAKLESPLLPRVLALATASEVWWLGISVAMAVLPAPAFANRSFTALQVFLGFDLPHPPNALRLFTVWRFDIVLGTAAIGLAAAYLAGAHRLRRRGDDWPRWRTLSWTVGCLALLLVTSSGIGAYGYGMFSVHMMTHMALNMFIPVLLVLGAPVTLLLRAVAPAGRGAQPGPREWVLSLMHSRFTRLLSNPIVSLIIFVASLYGLYFTPLFDQLIRFHWGHLLMNIHFLITGYLYYWAIIGIDPGPRRLPHLGRLGMLFAIMPFHAFFGVAVMSSGTLIGADFYPQLQLGWLHDLLADQRLGGTLAWISGEVPVLLVVGALLSQWSTQERKEAARIDRHQEQYPDDDELAAYNAMLEQLSARRR